One part of the Eriocheir sinensis breed Jianghai 21 chromosome 6, ASM2467909v1, whole genome shotgun sequence genome encodes these proteins:
- the LOC126988785 gene encoding uncharacterized protein LOC126988785, whose protein sequence is MDLSFTGSLVTYTPRSFSASVVDSGVFPMWYWCAGYPFTGSLVTYTPRSFSASVVDSGVFPMWYWYAGYPFTGSLVTYTPRSFSASVVDSGVFPMWYWYAGYPFTGSLVTYTPRSFSASVVDSGVFPMWYWCAGYPFTGSLVTYTPRSFSASVVNSGVFPMWYWCAGYPFTGSLVTYTPRSFSASVVDSGVFPMWYWCAGYPFTGSLVTYTPRSFSASVVDSGVFPMWYWYAGYPFTGSLVTYTPRSFSASVVDSGVFPMWYRWAGYPLPRCRPSHFSSLNCSSHFLLHSCSLVMSSGRKSAVKGLRTPRWYNTRYL, encoded by the exons atggatttgtctttcactggtagcctggtaacatatactcccaggtctttctctgcctctgtggtggatagtggagtgtttcccatgtggtattggtgtgctggatatcccttcactggtagcctggtaacatatactcccaggtctttctctgcctctgtggtggatagtggagtgtttcccatgtggtattggtatgctggatatcccttcactggtagcctggtaacatacactcccaggtctttctctgcctctgtggtggatagtggagtgtttcccatgtggtattggtatgctggatatccctttactggtagcctggtaacatacactcccag gtctttctctgcctctgtggtggatagtggagtgtttcccatgtggtattggtgtgctggatatcccttcactggtagcctggtaacatacactcccaggtctttctctgcctctgtggtgaatagtggagtgtttcccatgtggtattggtgtgctggatatcccttcactggtagcctggtaacatacactcccaggtctttctctgcctctgtggtggatagtggagtgtttcccatgtggtattggtgtgctggatatcccttcactggtagcctggtaacatacactcccaggtctttctctgcctctgtggtggatagtggagtgtttcccatgtggtattggtatgctggatatcccttcactggtagcctggtaacatacactcccag atctttctctgcctctgtggtggatagtggagtgtttcccatgtggtatcggtgggctggatatcccctcccaaggtgcaggccttcacatttttcttcactgaactgtagcagccactttttgctccactcctgtagcttggtgatgtcttctggtaggaaatccgcagtcaaggggttaaggactCCCCGCTGGTATAACACGCGGTACTTGTAA